In one window of Deinococcus terrestris DNA:
- a CDS encoding 3-isopropylmalate dehydratase large subunit — protein MTLSPPQTQPAQTLAEQILSHACGRPTFAGEVVTCAVDLAMVHDSIAPAVIRILTGDLGAAGVWDRERVAVAIDHVAPAATIQTATAQDGVRRWAIEQDLPHFFETGRGICHQVILEERLARPGMLVVGSDSHSTAYGAAGAFGTGMGATDIALALATGQTWLRVPETVLVRARGELRPGVSAKDVALHIARELRADGATYEAVEYHGFDAFTLGERTTLTSMAVEVGAKAGIVAPTGPALASYDVPEWFGVQPGASYRRVLEVDLGALEPQIAAPSFVDNVTDLGAVAGGDPIAVNVVYLGTCTNGRHEDMAAAARILRGRRVARGVRLIVVPASSQALQQAAEDGTLSVLLEAGAAIGTPGCGACIGRHMGVLAPGDVCLFTGNRNFRGRMGSPEAQIYLGSPEVAAATAVTGFLTDPRALGASPA, from the coding sequence ATGACTCTCTCTCCACCCCAGACCCAGCCAGCACAGACGCTGGCCGAACAGATTCTCTCGCACGCCTGCGGGCGGCCCACCTTCGCGGGCGAGGTCGTCACCTGCGCGGTGGACCTGGCGATGGTCCACGACTCCATCGCGCCCGCCGTGATTCGCATCCTGACCGGGGACCTGGGGGCCGCTGGCGTGTGGGACCGCGAGCGGGTGGCCGTCGCCATCGACCATGTGGCGCCCGCCGCCACCATCCAGACCGCGACCGCGCAGGACGGGGTGCGGCGCTGGGCGATAGAACAGGACCTCCCCCACTTCTTCGAGACGGGCCGGGGCATCTGCCATCAGGTGATTCTGGAGGAGCGGCTGGCGCGGCCCGGCATGCTGGTCGTGGGCTCGGACTCGCACTCGACCGCGTATGGCGCGGCGGGGGCCTTCGGGACTGGGATGGGCGCGACCGATATCGCCCTTGCGCTGGCGACCGGGCAGACGTGGCTGCGGGTGCCGGAGACGGTGCTGGTGCGTGCCCGTGGGGAGCTGCGCCCCGGCGTCTCCGCCAAGGACGTGGCCCTGCACATCGCCCGCGAACTGCGGGCCGACGGCGCCACCTACGAGGCCGTCGAGTACCACGGCTTCGACGCCTTCACGCTGGGCGAGCGCACCACCCTGACGAGCATGGCGGTGGAGGTCGGCGCGAAGGCCGGAATCGTCGCCCCCACGGGTCCGGCGCTGGCAAGTTACGACGTGCCGGAGTGGTTCGGCGTGCAGCCCGGCGCGAGCTACCGCCGGGTGCTGGAGGTTGACCTCGGCGCCCTGGAGCCGCAGATTGCCGCCCCCAGCTTCGTGGACAACGTGACCGACCTCGGCGCGGTGGCGGGCGGGGACCCCATCGCCGTGAATGTCGTGTACCTGGGCACCTGCACCAACGGGCGCCACGAGGACATGGCAGCGGCGGCCCGGATTCTGCGCGGGCGGCGGGTGGCGCGGGGGGTGCGCTTGATCGTGGTGCCCGCGTCGTCGCAAGCGCTTCAGCAGGCCGCCGAGGACGGCACCCTGAGCGTACTGCTGGAGGCGGGCGCGGCCATCGGCACGCCCGGCTGCGGCGCGTGCATCGGGCGGCACATGGGCGTGCTGGCCCCCGGCGACGTGTGCCTGTTTACCGGCAACCGCAACTTCCGGGGCCGGATGGGCAGCCCGGAAGCGCAAATCTACCTCGGCTCGCCGGAGGTGGCCGCCGCTACCGCCGTGACGGGATTTCTGACCGATCCGCGTGCGCTGGGGGCGAGTCCGGCTTGA
- a CDS encoding LeuD/DmdB family oxidoreductase small subunit has product MTLTTSLTLTPPTRTARVWRFGADVNTDQIVPGRFAPYMTSEAELRKAPFIEARPEFAPTVQPGDLIVAGNNFGCGSSREYAPQALKLVEVGAIIAPSFARIFFRNALNLGIPVFEADLTDLEDGERVHLDLDAAVLHTGRGELRLPQPPAWMREVWQAGGIVPYYRTHGRFPGVPSPLSPF; this is encoded by the coding sequence ATGACCCTGACCACTTCCCTCACCCTGACCCCACCCACCCGCACCGCCCGCGTCTGGCGCTTCGGCGCGGACGTGAACACCGACCAGATCGTGCCGGGGCGCTTTGCCCCCTACATGACCTCGGAGGCGGAGCTGCGCAAGGCGCCCTTTATCGAAGCGCGGCCCGAGTTCGCCCCGACGGTGCAGCCCGGCGACCTGATCGTCGCGGGGAACAACTTCGGCTGCGGGTCCTCGCGCGAGTACGCCCCGCAAGCCCTGAAGCTCGTGGAAGTCGGCGCGATCATCGCCCCCAGCTTCGCCCGCATCTTCTTCCGCAACGCGCTGAACCTCGGCATCCCCGTTTTCGAGGCCGACCTGACCGATCTGGAGGACGGCGAACGGGTCCACCTCGACCTCGACGCGGCCGTCCTACACACCGGGCGCGGCGAGCTTCGGCTCCCCCAGCCTCCCGCCTGGATGCGCGAGGTCTGGCAGGCGGGCGGCATCGTGCCCTACTACCGCACGCACGGGCGCTTTCCCGGCGTGCCCTCGCCCCTCTCACCCTTCTAG
- a CDS encoding alpha-aminoadipate/glutamate carrier protein LysW — MTCPECDAPLTIAADVIEGEIIPCPDCGAELEVLSVSPVELALAPSVEEDWGE; from the coding sequence ATGACCTGCCCCGAATGCGACGCTCCCCTCACCATCGCCGCCGACGTGATTGAAGGCGAGATTATCCCCTGCCCCGACTGCGGCGCCGAGCTGGAAGTGCTGTCGGTGTCGCCGGTCGAACTGGCCCTCGCGCCCTCGGTTGAAGAGGACTGGGGCGAGTGA
- the lysX gene encoding lysine biosynthesis protein LysX, with amino-acid sequence MTSSPRLGVLVSRIRAEEKLLLAELDRRRVAYTRIDDGDLVFDLREREFPCDTVLERSISYGRTLYTLRALEARGVHCVNPAAVVETCGDKFRTTQALEVAGVPTPRTLIAFTPEAALEAVERLGYPAVLKPVVGSWGRLVSRVNDRDAAEAVLEHLQVLGSWQQHIYYVQEHVRKPGRDIRAFVVGDEPVAAIYRSSAHWITNTARGGQASNCPLTGGVGELALRAARAVGGGILAVDVLETADGELLVNEVNHTMEFRNSIDTTGVDIPGAMIDYLLAQARAAAPAPEAVA; translated from the coding sequence GTGACCAGCAGTCCCCGCCTCGGCGTCCTCGTGTCGCGCATCCGCGCGGAGGAGAAACTGCTGCTCGCGGAACTCGACCGCCGCCGGGTGGCCTATACCCGGATAGACGACGGCGACCTCGTGTTCGATCTGCGAGAGCGTGAGTTTCCTTGTGACACCGTGCTGGAACGGTCCATTTCCTACGGGCGGACCCTCTACACCCTGCGGGCGCTGGAAGCGCGGGGGGTGCACTGCGTGAATCCGGCGGCGGTCGTGGAGACGTGCGGGGACAAGTTTCGCACGACCCAGGCGCTGGAGGTGGCGGGCGTGCCCACCCCCCGGACCCTGATCGCCTTCACGCCGGAGGCCGCGTTGGAGGCGGTGGAACGGCTGGGCTATCCGGCGGTGCTCAAGCCCGTGGTGGGCTCGTGGGGCCGCCTGGTGTCCCGCGTGAACGACCGCGACGCGGCCGAGGCCGTGCTGGAGCACTTGCAAGTGCTGGGCTCATGGCAACAGCACATCTATTACGTGCAGGAGCACGTCCGCAAGCCGGGCCGCGACATCCGCGCCTTCGTGGTGGGCGACGAGCCGGTCGCGGCGATCTACCGCAGCTCAGCGCACTGGATCACGAACACGGCGCGGGGCGGGCAGGCGTCGAACTGCCCGCTAACGGGCGGCGTGGGCGAGCTGGCGCTGCGGGCGGCGCGGGCGGTGGGCGGCGGCATCCTGGCCGTAGACGTGCTGGAGACAGCGGACGGCGAGCTGCTCGTGAACGAGGTCAACCACACGATGGAATTCCGCAACTCCATCGACACGACCGGGGTGGATATTCCGGGCGCGATGATTGACTACCTGCTCGCGCAGGCACGGGCGGCGGCCCCGGCCCCGGAGGCGGTGGCGTGA
- the argC gene encoding N-acetyl-gamma-glutamyl-phosphate reductase gives MIRVAIAGGSGYVGGELLRLLLGHPEVEVVAVTSERRAGQYVASTHPNLRGWTDLRFVPLAELPECDVLFTALPHGYAAEQIEHLSTLAPRLIDCSADFRLDDAAAYREWYGREHPAPEWLGRFAYGLPEANREAIREARYVSGVGCNATAVNLALLPLVRAGLLDPARPIVADVKVGSSEGGDRASESSHHPERSHVVRSFAPTGHRHTAEVRQVLGVDAELSVTSVELVRGALATVHAWLREPLEDRQLWKVYRTTYSAEPFVRIVHEKGGNYRHPEPKILAGTNAADVGWSVDPRTGRVVALCALDNLMKGAAGTAVQCLNLMHGWPEMTGLRLIGLHPV, from the coding sequence GTGATCCGGGTCGCCATCGCGGGCGGCTCCGGTTACGTGGGCGGCGAGCTGCTGCGGCTGCTGCTGGGGCATCCGGAGGTGGAGGTCGTGGCGGTCACGTCCGAGCGCCGGGCCGGGCAGTACGTGGCGTCCACGCATCCCAACCTGCGGGGATGGACCGACCTGCGCTTCGTGCCGCTCGCGGAGTTGCCCGAGTGCGACGTGCTGTTCACGGCCCTGCCGCACGGGTACGCGGCGGAGCAGATTGAGCATCTTTCCACCCTCGCGCCCCGCCTGATTGACTGCTCGGCCGACTTCCGGCTGGACGACGCGGCGGCCTACCGCGAATGGTACGGGCGCGAACATCCGGCTCCCGAGTGGCTGGGACGCTTTGCCTATGGACTGCCAGAGGCGAACCGGGAGGCCATCCGCGAGGCGCGGTACGTCTCCGGCGTGGGGTGCAACGCGACCGCCGTGAACCTCGCGCTGCTGCCACTGGTGCGGGCCGGGCTGCTGGACCCTGCGCGGCCCATCGTGGCCGACGTGAAGGTCGGCTCCTCGGAGGGCGGCGACCGGGCGAGCGAGTCCAGCCACCACCCCGAGCGCTCCCACGTCGTGCGCTCCTTTGCGCCCACCGGCCACCGCCACACCGCCGAAGTGCGGCAGGTGCTGGGGGTGGACGCCGAACTGTCGGTCACGTCGGTGGAACTCGTGCGCGGAGCGCTGGCGACCGTCCACGCTTGGCTGCGCGAACCGCTGGAGGACCGCCAGCTCTGGAAGGTGTACCGCACGACCTACAGCGCCGAGCCGTTCGTCCGCATCGTCCATGAAAAGGGCGGCAACTACCGCCACCCCGAACCCAAGATTCTGGCGGGCACCAACGCCGCGGACGTGGGCTGGAGCGTGGACCCCCGCACGGGCCGCGTGGTTGCCCTCTGCGCCCTCGACAACCTGATGAAAGGCGCGGCGGGGACGGCGGTGCAGTGCCTGAACCTCATGCACGGCTGGCCGGAAATGACCGGGCTGCGGTTGATCGGGCTGCATCCGGTGTGA
- a CDS encoding [LysW]-aminoadipate kinase has protein sequence MTPSSLVIKIGGAEGMDQQALCHDLAAQWHSGRSLVVVHGGSAETDALAAALGHPSRTLTAPSGHVSRYTDRRTLEIFAMATARVNRLLVETLQGLGVNALGLSGADGRLLRARRKEVQRSVEGGRVRLVRDDWTGTVTAANGELLRLLLDAGYLPVIAPLAISDRGELLNVDGDRAAAAVAGAVGAGTLLLLSNVPGLLRSYPDEGSLVGHVPAHGVEEALGWAQGRMKRKVLGAGEALTAGVPTVVIGDGRRAAPVGDALAGHGTVLGTPLAGAGPA, from the coding sequence ATGACTCCCTCCTCCCTCGTCATCAAGATCGGCGGCGCCGAAGGCATGGACCAGCAGGCGCTGTGCCACGACCTCGCCGCGCAGTGGCACTCGGGCCGCTCCCTCGTCGTCGTGCACGGCGGATCGGCGGAAACGGACGCCCTGGCCGCCGCGCTGGGCCACCCCTCACGCACGCTGACGGCCCCCTCCGGCCACGTGAGCCGCTACACCGACCGCCGCACGCTGGAGATTTTTGCGATGGCGACCGCCCGCGTAAACCGCCTGCTGGTCGAAACCTTGCAGGGCCTCGGCGTGAACGCGCTGGGCCTCAGCGGGGCGGACGGCCGCCTGCTGCGGGCGCGGCGCAAGGAGGTGCAGCGCAGCGTGGAGGGGGGCCGGGTGCGCCTGGTGCGCGACGACTGGACGGGTACGGTGACGGCGGCGAACGGCGAGTTGCTGCGCCTGCTGCTGGACGCTGGATACCTCCCGGTGATCGCGCCGCTGGCGATCAGTGACCGGGGCGAACTCCTCAACGTGGACGGGGACCGGGCGGCGGCGGCCGTCGCGGGGGCGGTGGGGGCCGGAACGCTGCTGCTGCTCAGCAACGTGCCCGGACTGCTGCGCTCCTACCCCGACGAGGGCAGCCTGGTCGGGCACGTCCCCGCCCACGGGGTCGAGGAGGCGCTGGGCTGGGCGCAAGGCCGCATGAAGCGCAAGGTGCTGGGCGCGGGTGAGGCTCTGACGGCAGGCGTGCCCACCGTCGTGATCGGGGATGGCCGCCGGGCTGCACCTGTTGGCGACGCGCTCGCCGGGCACGGCACCGTGCTGGGCACGCCACTCGCCGGGGCGGGGCCCGCATGA
- a CDS encoding aspartate aminotransferase family protein — MTVTLDPRTLEARHGTGVYAKRPLTLVRGQEATLWDDAGRAYLDCASGQGVANVGHSHPRVVAAVQTQAATLVTCQEAVHNDVRAVYLSELAGVLPAGLDRIFLCNSGAEAVEAAIKFARASTGRPGVVAAMRGFHGRTLGALSATWEAHYREPFAPLVPEFGHVPYGNLAALEAAITDTTAAVLLEVVQGEGGVRPASEEFLRGAQRLCRERGALLLTDEVQTGFGRTGRMFACEHTGLEPDLLILGKAIAGGVPMGAVALGPRVAQMTPGTHGSTFGGNPLACAAARAVLDILREENLPAEAARKGEWLIDRLRALPHRRIREVRGRGLMVGLELRDRVAPHLAALQERGVLALPAGPSVLRLLPPLVISDAELEQVVQAVDEVLA; from the coding sequence ATGACCGTCACCCTGGACCCCCGCACGCTGGAAGCCCGGCACGGCACGGGCGTCTATGCCAAGCGGCCCCTCACGCTGGTGCGCGGGCAGGAGGCGACCCTCTGGGACGACGCGGGCCGGGCTTACCTCGACTGCGCCTCCGGGCAAGGGGTGGCGAACGTGGGGCACAGTCACCCCCGCGTGGTGGCCGCTGTGCAGACGCAGGCCGCCACGCTGGTGACCTGTCAGGAAGCCGTGCACAACGACGTGCGGGCGGTCTACCTCTCCGAACTGGCCGGGGTGCTGCCCGCCGGGCTGGACCGAATCTTCCTGTGCAACTCCGGCGCGGAGGCCGTGGAGGCGGCCATCAAGTTCGCCCGCGCGAGCACCGGGCGCCCCGGCGTCGTCGCGGCGATGCGGGGCTTTCACGGGCGCACGCTGGGCGCACTCAGCGCGACCTGGGAGGCCCACTACCGCGAGCCTTTCGCGCCGCTGGTGCCGGAGTTCGGGCACGTCCCCTACGGCAATCTGGCGGCGCTGGAGGCGGCGATCACCGACACGACCGCCGCCGTCCTGCTGGAAGTCGTGCAGGGCGAGGGTGGGGTGCGGCCCGCCTCCGAGGAGTTCCTGCGCGGGGCCCAGCGGCTGTGCCGGGAGCGCGGCGCCCTGCTGCTGACTGACGAGGTGCAGACCGGCTTCGGGCGCACCGGGCGGATGTTCGCCTGCGAGCACACTGGGCTGGAACCCGACCTCCTGATTCTGGGCAAGGCCATCGCGGGCGGCGTGCCGATGGGGGCGGTGGCCCTCGGCCCGCGCGTGGCGCAGATGACGCCCGGTACCCACGGCTCGACCTTCGGGGGCAATCCGCTGGCGTGCGCGGCGGCGCGGGCGGTGCTGGACATCCTGCGCGAGGAGAATCTGCCCGCCGAGGCTGCCCGAAAGGGTGAGTGGCTGATAGACCGGCTCCGGGCGCTCCCCCACCGCCGCATCCGCGAGGTGCGCGGGCGGGGCCTGATGGTCGGGCTGGAACTGCGCGACCGGGTGGCGCCCCACCTGGCCGCCCTTCAGGAGCGCGGCGTCCTCGCCCTCCCCGCCGGGCCGAGCGTGCTGCGGCTGCTGCCCCCGCTGGTGATCTCGGACGCCGAGCTGGAACAGGTCGTGCAGGCGGTGGACGAGGTGCTGGCGTGA
- a CDS encoding [LysW]-lysine hydrolase translates to MTLAPVLTAEEALVHGLVAIPSLSGQEGDAVGWLVERMTELGLTSSTDGAGNAVGVLGHGSPQTVLLGHIDTVPGDLPVRVEDGVLHGRGAVDAKGALAAFVSAAARLARRDDVRGQVVVVGCVEEEASSSKGAHHALAEYAPDFCIVGEPSDWRRVTLGYKGSLRLRARLAVPCGHSAHQRRTAAETMVAFWRRVEGWASDLTGHEPRVFDQLQPTLLHLNTASDGRTETSVAELHLRLPPAHPPGPVLEGLRGLAADLPALTLEVLGQCPAFQTDRTSPLVRTFTRAIRAQGEQPGLVLKTGTADLNVVGPVWGCPVVAYGPGDAALDHTPHERLCLAEYGRAVDVLESVLAELHR, encoded by the coding sequence GTGACACTCGCTCCTGTCCTCACCGCCGAGGAAGCCCTTGTCCACGGCCTCGTCGCCATTCCCAGCCTCTCCGGGCAGGAGGGGGACGCCGTGGGCTGGTTGGTGGAGAGGATGACGGAACTGGGCCTGACCTCCTCTACAGACGGCGCTGGAAACGCGGTCGGCGTGCTGGGCCACGGCTCGCCGCAGACCGTCCTGCTGGGCCACATCGACACCGTGCCCGGCGACCTTCCGGTGAGGGTCGAGGACGGCGTGCTGCATGGCCGGGGCGCGGTGGACGCCAAGGGAGCGCTCGCCGCCTTCGTGAGCGCGGCGGCGCGGCTGGCCCGGCGGGATGACGTGCGCGGCCAGGTCGTCGTCGTGGGCTGCGTGGAGGAGGAGGCGTCCTCCAGCAAGGGAGCGCACCACGCGCTGGCCGAGTACGCCCCGGACTTCTGCATCGTGGGCGAGCCCAGCGACTGGCGGCGGGTCACCCTGGGGTATAAGGGGTCGCTGCGGCTGCGGGCGCGGCTCGCGGTGCCCTGTGGACACTCCGCCCACCAGCGGCGCACGGCGGCAGAGACGATGGTGGCCTTCTGGCGGCGGGTGGAGGGCTGGGCCTCGGACCTCACCGGGCACGAGCCCCGCGTCTTTGACCAGCTTCAGCCCACGCTGCTGCACCTGAACACCGCCAGCGACGGCCGGACCGAGACGTCGGTCGCGGAACTGCACCTGCGGCTGCCCCCCGCGCACCCACCCGGCCCGGTACTGGAGGGCCTGCGCGGACTGGCGGCCGACCTCCCCGCCCTCACGCTGGAGGTGCTGGGGCAGTGCCCCGCCTTTCAAACCGACCGCACCTCGCCCCTGGTCCGCACCTTCACCCGCGCGATCCGGGCGCAGGGGGAGCAGCCGGGGCTGGTGCTTAAGACGGGCACGGCCGACCTGAACGTGGTCGGCCCGGTGTGGGGCTGCCCGGTGGTCGCCTATGGGCCGGGCGACGCGGCGCTCGACCACACGCCACACGAACGCCTCTGCCTCGCGGAGTACGGGCGGGCAGTGGACGTGCTTGAATCCGTCCTGGCCGAACTGCACCGCTGA
- a CDS encoding response regulator, with amino-acid sequence MTSTKPIEILLVEDNPADILLTEEAFEEAHFPHRLHIARDGVDALAFLRREGPYAGTATPDVILLDLNMPRMGGLEVLDVLKVDDALRNIPVVVLTTSRAEGDIWRSYNLHANAYIPKPVTISEFVDVIKSFGTFWFATAALSPKERP; translated from the coding sequence ATGACGTCCACCAAGCCCATCGAGATCCTGCTGGTCGAGGACAACCCGGCCGACATTCTGCTCACGGAAGAGGCCTTTGAAGAGGCCCACTTTCCCCACCGCCTGCATATCGCCCGCGACGGGGTCGACGCGCTGGCCTTCTTGCGGCGCGAGGGTCCCTACGCGGGGACCGCCACGCCCGACGTGATCTTGCTCGACCTGAACATGCCGCGCATGGGTGGGCTGGAAGTCCTTGACGTGCTGAAGGTCGACGACGCGCTGCGGAATATCCCGGTGGTGGTCCTGACGACCTCCCGCGCCGAGGGCGACATCTGGCGGTCGTACAACCTCCACGCCAACGCCTACATCCCCAAGCCGGTCACCATCAGCGAGTTCGTGGACGTGATCAAGTCCTTCGGGACCTTCTGGTTCGCCACGGCGGCGCTGTCGCCCAAGGAGCGGCCCTGA
- a CDS encoding long-chain-fatty-acid--CoA ligase, with the protein MSHDPELHLPTEPPRPVAPATRTAGRYWPPGKPRQLTLPRTGLMHNLRVSAERYPDKAAMWFYGRELSYRELRESAERLAGHLAAQGVSKGDRVAVWMQNSPAWAVAAHAIWHLGAVVVPLAPMLQAREFGFFLQDAGIRAGVVGAELYEKAKQAGLAHAVVANVMVGTDAERAGIPLPTELDVTPELHPGDVTLEEALQAASAPAAEVGPDDLAVMPYTSGTTGLPKGCMHTHRSVQANVFGAGAWVDGTVEDVFLASLPFFHVTGFINSLLAPLNGGGTIVALARWDRDAARHLIRDRGVTLWTNTATMVIDLMASPHFNPADLASLRNVTGGGASLPAAIGQRLLDLTGITFTEGYGLTETMAQSHSNPKGRQKLQCLGIALFGVDARVLDLDTGRQLPPGEVGEIVMHGEQVMQGYWNRPEATAEAFVELDGKRFFRSGDLGYMDEEGYFFFTDRLKRMVNVSGMKVWPAEVENLLHGHPAIQEACVISVPDERTGERARALIVLRPGEQATAEEIEAWARTQMATYKVPRDYEFVESLPRGATGKVAWRPLQEQARAAMAAHQG; encoded by the coding sequence ATGTCGCACGACCCCGAACTCCACCTGCCCACCGAGCCTCCCCGCCCGGTCGCTCCGGCCACCCGCACGGCGGGCCGCTACTGGCCCCCCGGCAAGCCGCGTCAACTGACGCTGCCGCGCACCGGGCTGATGCACAACCTGCGCGTGTCGGCCGAGCGGTATCCCGACAAGGCGGCGATGTGGTTCTACGGCCGTGAGCTGAGTTACCGCGAACTGCGCGAGTCTGCCGAGCGCCTCGCCGGGCACCTCGCCGCGCAGGGGGTCAGCAAGGGGGACCGGGTGGCGGTGTGGATGCAGAACAGCCCCGCTTGGGCCGTCGCCGCGCACGCCATCTGGCACCTCGGGGCGGTCGTGGTGCCGCTCGCGCCCATGCTCCAGGCCCGCGAGTTCGGTTTTTTCCTGCAAGACGCGGGCATCCGGGCCGGTGTGGTGGGCGCCGAGCTGTACGAGAAGGCCAAGCAGGCGGGCCTCGCGCACGCGGTCGTTGCCAACGTCATGGTCGGGACCGACGCGGAACGGGCCGGAATTCCGCTCCCCACCGAGCTGGACGTGACCCCGGAGCTGCACCCCGGCGACGTGACCCTGGAAGAGGCCCTGCAGGCTGCCTCTGCCCCCGCCGCCGAGGTCGGCCCCGACGATCTGGCGGTCATGCCCTATACCAGCGGCACGACCGGGCTGCCCAAGGGCTGCATGCACACCCACCGCAGCGTGCAGGCGAACGTCTTCGGGGCCGGGGCCTGGGTAGACGGCACGGTCGAGGACGTGTTTCTGGCCTCGCTGCCCTTCTTCCACGTCACCGGCTTCATCAACAGCTTGCTCGCGCCCCTCAACGGTGGCGGCACCATCGTGGCACTGGCCCGCTGGGACCGGGACGCGGCCCGGCACCTCATCCGCGACCGGGGCGTCACCCTCTGGACGAACACGGCCACGATGGTGATCGACCTGATGGCCTCCCCCCATTTCAATCCGGCGGACCTCGCCAGCCTGCGGAACGTGACGGGCGGCGGCGCGAGCCTCCCGGCGGCGATCGGGCAGCGGCTGCTCGACCTGACCGGCATCACCTTCACCGAGGGCTACGGCCTGACCGAGACGATGGCGCAGTCGCACTCCAACCCCAAGGGGCGCCAGAAGCTGCAATGCCTGGGCATCGCCCTGTTCGGCGTCGACGCCCGCGTCCTCGATCTCGACACCGGGCGCCAGTTGCCTCCCGGCGAGGTCGGCGAGATCGTGATGCACGGCGAACAGGTCATGCAGGGCTACTGGAACCGCCCCGAGGCGACCGCCGAGGCCTTTGTCGAACTGGACGGCAAACGCTTTTTCCGCTCCGGTGACCTGGGCTACATGGACGAGGAGGGCTATTTCTTCTTCACCGACCGCCTCAAGCGCATGGTGAATGTGTCGGGCATGAAGGTCTGGCCCGCCGAGGTCGAGAACCTGTTGCACGGCCACCCCGCCATTCAGGAAGCCTGCGTGATCTCGGTGCCCGACGAGCGCACCGGGGAACGCGCCCGCGCCCTGATCGTGCTAAGACCCGGCGAGCAGGCCACCGCCGAGGAGATCGAGGCCTGGGCCAGAACCCAGATGGCAACTTACAAGGTGCCGCGCGACTACGAGTTCGTGGAGAGCCTGCCGCGTGGAGCGACGGGCAAGGTGGCGTGGCGCCCCCTACAGGAGCAGGCCCGCGCCGCGATGGCTGCCCATCAGGGCTAG
- a CDS encoding hydroxyacid-oxoacid transhydrogenase: protein MSQPPTLTPETLHETLFTVEATPFKFGPGAADDAGWEAARLGMRRAFVVLDPALAHSGAVERVLESLRGAGVEVVLYTDVRVEPDLPSLERAGAAAREAGADGFVGLGGGSTLDTAKVANLLATHGGAVMDWVNAPVGGGRTVPGPLRPLLAIPTTAGSGSEATTVAILDLPELGIKSGISHRYLRPAQALVDPELTRTAPAGVIASAGLDVVCHAAESLLSRPYTSRPRPESPAARPPYQGSNPVADVWSAQALRLGGEYLRRAVADPDDLEARGFMMLSATMAGVGFGSAGVHLPHACAYPIAGLRHTYRAAGYPQDHAFVPHGYSVIVTAPAAFRFTFAADPEKHVRAASLLTGREYTPDDEDALPNALWDLMRDVGAPTTLTELGYGEADLPALVEGALKQQRLLAVAPRTPSAADLEAILRASL from the coding sequence ATGTCCCAGCCCCCTACCCTTACCCCTGAGACGCTCCACGAAACCCTCTTTACCGTCGAGGCCACCCCCTTCAAGTTCGGTCCCGGCGCGGCCGATGATGCGGGCTGGGAGGCGGCCCGGCTGGGAATGCGCCGCGCTTTCGTGGTGCTGGACCCGGCGCTGGCGCACAGCGGGGCAGTGGAGCGCGTGCTGGAGAGCCTGCGCGGAGCCGGGGTGGAAGTCGTCCTCTATACCGATGTGCGGGTCGAACCGGACCTCCCCAGCCTGGAGCGGGCGGGGGCGGCGGCACGGGAAGCGGGGGCTGACGGCTTCGTGGGACTGGGGGGCGGCTCGACCCTCGACACGGCGAAAGTCGCCAACCTGCTCGCCACCCACGGCGGCGCGGTGATGGACTGGGTGAATGCCCCGGTGGGTGGGGGCCGGACCGTGCCGGGGCCGCTGCGCCCGCTGCTGGCGATTCCCACGACGGCGGGGTCGGGGTCGGAGGCGACCACGGTGGCGATCCTCGACCTGCCGGAGCTGGGGATCAAGAGCGGCATCAGCCACAGGTATCTGCGGCCCGCGCAGGCGCTGGTGGACCCCGAACTCACCCGCACGGCCCCGGCAGGCGTGATTGCCTCGGCGGGGCTGGATGTGGTGTGCCACGCGGCCGAGAGCCTGCTGAGCCGCCCTTACACCTCGCGTCCCCGGCCGGAGTCGCCCGCCGCCCGCCCCCCCTACCAGGGCAGCAATCCGGTCGCGGACGTGTGGTCGGCGCAGGCGCTGCGCTTGGGCGGCGAGTACCTGCGCCGGGCGGTGGCCGACCCCGACGACCTGGAGGCGAGAGGCTTCATGATGCTCTCCGCGACGATGGCGGGGGTGGGGTTCGGGTCGGCGGGGGTGCATCTTCCGCATGCCTGCGCGTACCCCATTGCGGGGCTGCGGCACACCTACCGGGCAGCCGGGTATCCGCAGGACCACGCTTTCGTGCCGCACGGCTACAGCGTGATCGTGACCGCGCCCGCTGCCTTCCGCTTCACCTTCGCGGCGGACCCGGAGAAGCATGTGCGGGCCGCCTCCCTGCTGACTGGGCGCGAGTACACCCCGGATGATGAGGACGCCCTGCCGAACGCATTGTGGGACCTAATGCGCGACGTGGGGGCGCCCACCACCCTGACCGAACTGGGGTACGGCGAGGCCGACCTGCCCGCCCTGGTGGAGGGGGCCTTGAAACAGCAGCGGCTCCTAGCGGTGGCCCCCCGCACGCCGAGCGCCGCCGACCTGGAGGCCATTCTGCGGGCGTCGTTGTAG